From one Eleginops maclovinus isolate JMC-PN-2008 ecotype Puerto Natales chromosome 7, JC_Emac_rtc_rv5, whole genome shotgun sequence genomic stretch:
- the acvr2aa gene encoding activin receptor type-2A isoform X2, which yields MGSATKLAFSVFLISCCSGAILGRSDSQKCVHYSPSSSSSSSSSSVLTCPVDKDKTDKRLHCFATWRNVSGKVRVVQQGCWLDDLNCYNRSECVEKKDSPEVFFCCCEGSLCNHRFSYSPESRQQQIPTTNKPVVPTPPVFPTLMYSLVPVMAVSAILLLFFWMYRHHKLAYPPVLVPTQDPGTLPPSPVLGQKPLQLLQLKARGRFGCVWKAQLLCEHVAVKVFPMQDKQSWQNELQIFGLNGMKHENLLRFIGAERRDLELWIITEYHEKGSLSDHLKSNLLSWSELCTISQTLSRGLAHLHQDRGGKPAVAHRDFKSKNVLLKSDLTACIADFGLALKFEAGTSPGDTHGQVGTRRYMAPEVLEGAINFQRDSFLRIDMYAVGLVLWELVSRCKAADGPLDEYMLPFEEEVGQHPSLEDMQDMVVHKKLRPTLRESWQKHPGLSALCETMEELWDPDAEARLSAGCVEERLLQIQRQAVGTATQEVGTVVTMVTNVDFPPKESSL from the exons ATGGGATCCGCCACCAAACTGGCCTTCAGCGTCTTCCTGATCTCCTGCTGCTCAG GTGCCATCCTTGGACGCTCTGACTCTCAGAAGTGTGTCCATTAcagcccctcctcctcctcctcctcctcctcctcctcggtgCTCACCTGTCCGGTTGATAAGGATAAGACTGATAAAAGGCTGCACTGCTTCGCCACATGGAGGAACGTCTCTGGAAAGGTGAGGGTGGTGCAGCAGGGCTGCTGGCTGGACGACCTCAACTGCtacaacag GAGTGAGTGTGTGGAGAAGAAGGATTCTCCGGaggtcttcttctgctgctgtgaggGCAGTTTGTGTAACCACAGATTCTCCTACAGCCCAGagagcagacagcagcagatCCCCA CGACCAACAAACCGGTGGTCCCGACCCCCCCAGTGTTTCCCACCCTGATGTACTCACTGGTTCCGGTCATGGCGGTCAGCGCCATCCTGCTGCTGTTCTTCTGGATGTACCGGCACCACAAACTGGCCTACCCTCCCGTACTGGTTCCTACTCAG gacCCCGGgaccctccccccctcccccgtcCTGGGTCAGAAGCCCCTGCAGTTGCTGCAGCTGAAAGCCAGGGGTCGTTTCGGCTGTGTGTGGAAAGCTCAACTGCTCTGTGAACACGTCGCTGTCAAAGTCTTCCCCATGCAG gacaaACAGTCATGGCAGAACGAGCTGCAGATCTTTGGTCTGAACGGGATGAAACATGAGAACCTGCTGCGCTTCATCGGAGCCGAGAGGAGAGACCTGGAGCTGTGGATCATCACAGAGTACCATGAGAAg GGTTCTCTCTCAGACCACCTGAAGTCCAACTTGCTCTCCTGGTCTGAACTCTGCACCATCTCCCAGACCCTCAGCAGGGGGCTGGCCCACCTGCATCAGGACCGGGGGGGGAAACCTGCTGTAGctcacag ggacTTTAAGAGTAAGAACGTGCTGCTAAAGTCTGACCTGACGGCCTGCATCGCAGACTTCGGCCTCGCACTGAAGTTCGAGGCGGGAACATCACCTGGAGACACACATGGACAG GTGGGCACCAGGCGCTACATGGCCCCTGAAGTCCTGGAGGGGGCCATTAACTTCCAGAGGGACTCCTTCCTGCGGATAGACATGTACGCCGTGGGGCTGGTGCTGTGGGAGCTGGTTTCCCGCTGCAAGGCTGCCGACG GTCCTCTGGACGAGTACATGCTGCCGTTTGAGGAGGAGGTGGGCCAGCATCCGTCTCTGGAGGACATGCAGGACATGGTTGTCCACAAGAAGCTGAGGCCGACGCTCCGAGAGAGCTGGCAGAAACACCCT GGCCTGTCAGCACTGTGTGAGACAATGGAGGAGCTCTGGGATCCGGACGCTGAGGCTCGTTTATCGGCCGGCTGCGTTGAGGAACGTCTGCTTCAGATACAGCGGCAGGCGGTTGGCACGGCGACACAGGAGGTTGGCACTGTGGTCACCATGGTAACCAATGTGGATTTTCCGCCTAAAGAGTCGAGTCTATGA
- the acvr2aa gene encoding activin receptor type-2A isoform X1: MGSATKLAFSVFLISCCSGAILGRSDSQKCVHYSPSSSSSSSSSSVLTCPVDKDKTDKRLHCFATWRNVSGKVRVVQQGCWLDDLNCYNRSECVEKKDSPEVFFCCCEGSLCNHRFSYSPESRQQQIPTTNKPVVPTPPVFPTLMYSLVPVMAVSAILLLFFWMYRHHKLAYPPVLVPTQHAFHIMIEDPGTLPPSPVLGQKPLQLLQLKARGRFGCVWKAQLLCEHVAVKVFPMQDKQSWQNELQIFGLNGMKHENLLRFIGAERRDLELWIITEYHEKGSLSDHLKSNLLSWSELCTISQTLSRGLAHLHQDRGGKPAVAHRDFKSKNVLLKSDLTACIADFGLALKFEAGTSPGDTHGQVGTRRYMAPEVLEGAINFQRDSFLRIDMYAVGLVLWELVSRCKAADGPLDEYMLPFEEEVGQHPSLEDMQDMVVHKKLRPTLRESWQKHPGLSALCETMEELWDPDAEARLSAGCVEERLLQIQRQAVGTATQEVGTVVTMVTNVDFPPKESSL, from the exons ATGGGATCCGCCACCAAACTGGCCTTCAGCGTCTTCCTGATCTCCTGCTGCTCAG GTGCCATCCTTGGACGCTCTGACTCTCAGAAGTGTGTCCATTAcagcccctcctcctcctcctcctcctcctcctcctcggtgCTCACCTGTCCGGTTGATAAGGATAAGACTGATAAAAGGCTGCACTGCTTCGCCACATGGAGGAACGTCTCTGGAAAGGTGAGGGTGGTGCAGCAGGGCTGCTGGCTGGACGACCTCAACTGCtacaacag GAGTGAGTGTGTGGAGAAGAAGGATTCTCCGGaggtcttcttctgctgctgtgaggGCAGTTTGTGTAACCACAGATTCTCCTACAGCCCAGagagcagacagcagcagatCCCCA CGACCAACAAACCGGTGGTCCCGACCCCCCCAGTGTTTCCCACCCTGATGTACTCACTGGTTCCGGTCATGGCGGTCAGCGCCATCCTGCTGCTGTTCTTCTGGATGTACCGGCACCACAAACTGGCCTACCCTCCCGTACTGGTTCCTACTCAG caCGCCTTTCATATAATGATCGAG gacCCCGGgaccctccccccctcccccgtcCTGGGTCAGAAGCCCCTGCAGTTGCTGCAGCTGAAAGCCAGGGGTCGTTTCGGCTGTGTGTGGAAAGCTCAACTGCTCTGTGAACACGTCGCTGTCAAAGTCTTCCCCATGCAG gacaaACAGTCATGGCAGAACGAGCTGCAGATCTTTGGTCTGAACGGGATGAAACATGAGAACCTGCTGCGCTTCATCGGAGCCGAGAGGAGAGACCTGGAGCTGTGGATCATCACAGAGTACCATGAGAAg GGTTCTCTCTCAGACCACCTGAAGTCCAACTTGCTCTCCTGGTCTGAACTCTGCACCATCTCCCAGACCCTCAGCAGGGGGCTGGCCCACCTGCATCAGGACCGGGGGGGGAAACCTGCTGTAGctcacag ggacTTTAAGAGTAAGAACGTGCTGCTAAAGTCTGACCTGACGGCCTGCATCGCAGACTTCGGCCTCGCACTGAAGTTCGAGGCGGGAACATCACCTGGAGACACACATGGACAG GTGGGCACCAGGCGCTACATGGCCCCTGAAGTCCTGGAGGGGGCCATTAACTTCCAGAGGGACTCCTTCCTGCGGATAGACATGTACGCCGTGGGGCTGGTGCTGTGGGAGCTGGTTTCCCGCTGCAAGGCTGCCGACG GTCCTCTGGACGAGTACATGCTGCCGTTTGAGGAGGAGGTGGGCCAGCATCCGTCTCTGGAGGACATGCAGGACATGGTTGTCCACAAGAAGCTGAGGCCGACGCTCCGAGAGAGCTGGCAGAAACACCCT GGCCTGTCAGCACTGTGTGAGACAATGGAGGAGCTCTGGGATCCGGACGCTGAGGCTCGTTTATCGGCCGGCTGCGTTGAGGAACGTCTGCTTCAGATACAGCGGCAGGCGGTTGGCACGGCGACACAGGAGGTTGGCACTGTGGTCACCATGGTAACCAATGTGGATTTTCCGCCTAAAGAGTCGAGTCTATGA